A stretch of Paludisphaera borealis DNA encodes these proteins:
- a CDS encoding NAD-dependent succinate-semialdehyde dehydrogenase has protein sequence MVRTVENAAKSSEYPTQMYIDGQWRDAASGKTLAVINPADESVVAEVAYGDASETKAAIDAAARAMPGWRALSVYDRAKILKKTADLMRDRADTITRALTQEQGKPLPEAKAEVLHAADTFEWFAEEGKRAYGRIIPPTNITKRYYTISHPVGVVGTITPWNFPAALPSRKIAPALAVGCTVVSRPADQTPLTLLLMFQCLADAGLPPGVANLVMGPPRPFADALFDHPAIRKISFTGSTEVGKELLRRSADQVKRMSLELGGHAPLIVFPDADVQQVAQAAVIGKFRNNGQVCIAPSRFYVHEKIVKDFTEAAVELARKLKLGNGLEDGVQVGPMFEAKALDKAAKLIDDAKSKGASILTGGGKSSRFDKGYWFEPTVLTNVDGNMKLMTDEPFAPVMPILDFDKLDDVIAAANNTPYGLAAYVFTNDLTVATRMAEGLEAGIIGINDPIPATPQCPFGGMKESGLGRELGSEGLDAYLETKYVAVGLRQS, from the coding sequence ATGGTCCGGACGGTGGAGAACGCGGCGAAGTCTTCGGAATACCCGACGCAGATGTACATCGACGGCCAGTGGAGAGACGCCGCCAGCGGCAAGACGCTCGCGGTGATCAACCCGGCTGACGAGTCGGTCGTGGCCGAGGTCGCTTACGGCGACGCCTCCGAGACCAAGGCCGCCATCGACGCCGCCGCCCGCGCCATGCCGGGCTGGAGGGCACTCTCCGTCTACGACCGCGCCAAGATCCTCAAGAAGACCGCCGACCTGATGCGCGATCGCGCCGACACCATCACCCGCGCACTGACTCAGGAGCAGGGCAAGCCGCTGCCCGAGGCCAAGGCCGAGGTCCTCCACGCCGCCGACACGTTCGAGTGGTTCGCCGAGGAGGGCAAGCGCGCCTACGGCCGGATCATCCCTCCCACCAACATCACCAAGCGGTATTACACGATCAGCCACCCGGTCGGCGTCGTCGGCACCATCACCCCCTGGAACTTCCCCGCGGCGCTCCCCAGCCGGAAGATCGCCCCCGCGCTGGCCGTGGGATGCACCGTCGTCAGCCGGCCCGCCGATCAGACCCCCTTGACCCTCCTCTTGATGTTCCAGTGCCTGGCCGACGCCGGCCTGCCGCCGGGCGTCGCCAACCTCGTCATGGGTCCGCCCCGGCCGTTCGCCGACGCCCTGTTCGACCACCCGGCGATCCGCAAGATCAGCTTCACGGGCTCGACCGAGGTCGGCAAGGAACTCCTCCGGCGGTCGGCCGATCAGGTGAAGCGGATGAGCCTGGAACTCGGCGGCCACGCCCCCCTGATCGTGTTCCCCGACGCCGACGTCCAGCAGGTGGCCCAGGCGGCCGTCATCGGCAAGTTCCGCAACAACGGCCAGGTCTGCATCGCCCCCTCCCGGTTCTACGTCCACGAGAAGATCGTCAAGGATTTCACCGAGGCCGCCGTCGAGCTGGCACGCAAGCTCAAACTGGGCAACGGTTTGGAGGATGGCGTCCAGGTCGGGCCGATGTTCGAGGCCAAAGCCCTCGACAAGGCCGCGAAGCTGATCGACGACGCCAAGAGCAAGGGAGCGTCGATCCTGACCGGCGGCGGCAAGTCGTCGCGATTCGACAAGGGCTACTGGTTCGAGCCGACCGTCCTTACCAACGTCGACGGCAACATGAAGCTGATGACCGACGAGCCGTTCGCCCCCGTGATGCCGATCCTCGACTTCGACAAGCTCGACGACGTGATCGCCGCCGCCAACAACACCCCCTACGGCCTGGCCGCCTACGTCTTCACCAACGACCTGACCGTCGCCACCCGGATGGCCGAGGGCCTTGAAGCCGGCATCATCGGCATTAACGACCCAATCCCCGCAACCCCCCAATGCCCGTTCGGCGGCATGAAGGAATCCGGCCTGGGCCGCGAACTCGGGTCCGAAGGGCTCGACGCCTACCTCGAAACCAAGTACGTCGCCGTCGGCCTGCGGCAGTCCTGA
- the ispG gene encoding flavodoxin-dependent (E)-4-hydroxy-3-methylbut-2-enyl-diphosphate synthase: MAYATTTPRHKTKEVGIGDHLIGGENPISVQSMTTTNTFDAQATLEQIQRLEEAGCEVVRVTVPKKEDVAGCEAIRDHMKIPLIADIHYDYRMALACLEARTPSGRRAVDKIRINPGNLGGEERFKEVVRKARDAGVPMRIGVNSGSLEKDLIDKYGFPCPEAMVESALRYIETAESLGYKLMIVSLKASHVPTAVECYTQYARQCDYPTHVGITEAGSKDYGTLKSSAGIGAIVLRGIGDTIRVSLLGDPVPEIAAGFDILRACDRRVTKPEVVACPTCGRLDIDLERIVAEVEERMKNLSNPIRVSILGCLVNGFGEAKEADLGIAAGAGKGIIFKRGIPIRHVKEAEMVDALLEEVHRFDEEVKPLASYLEKEKQKQNKASLTVLN; this comes from the coding sequence ATGGCCTACGCAACGACCACCCCGCGGCACAAGACGAAGGAAGTCGGCATTGGCGACCACTTGATCGGGGGCGAAAACCCGATCTCGGTGCAATCGATGACGACCACCAACACCTTCGACGCCCAGGCCACGCTTGAGCAAATCCAGCGCCTGGAGGAAGCCGGTTGCGAGGTCGTCCGCGTCACCGTCCCCAAGAAGGAAGACGTGGCGGGCTGCGAGGCGATCCGGGACCACATGAAGATCCCGCTGATCGCCGATATCCACTACGACTACCGCATGGCTCTCGCCTGCCTCGAAGCCCGGACCCCCTCGGGCCGTCGCGCCGTCGACAAGATCCGGATCAATCCCGGCAACCTCGGCGGCGAGGAGCGGTTCAAGGAAGTCGTCCGCAAGGCCCGCGACGCCGGCGTGCCGATGCGGATCGGCGTCAATTCGGGCAGCCTCGAAAAAGATCTGATCGACAAGTACGGCTTCCCATGCCCCGAGGCGATGGTCGAGAGCGCGCTGCGGTACATCGAGACCGCCGAGAGCCTCGGCTACAAGCTGATGATCGTCAGCCTTAAGGCCAGCCACGTGCCAACGGCCGTCGAGTGCTACACCCAGTACGCCCGCCAGTGCGACTACCCGACCCACGTCGGGATCACCGAAGCCGGTTCGAAGGACTATGGCACGCTGAAAAGCTCCGCCGGCATCGGCGCGATCGTCCTTCGGGGGATCGGCGACACGATCAGGGTCTCGCTCCTGGGCGACCCGGTCCCGGAGATCGCGGCCGGCTTCGACATCCTCCGCGCCTGTGACCGCCGCGTGACCAAGCCCGAAGTCGTCGCCTGTCCGACCTGCGGCCGGCTCGACATCGACCTTGAGCGGATCGTCGCCGAGGTCGAGGAGCGGATGAAGAACCTTTCCAACCCGATCCGCGTCAGCATCCTCGGCTGCCTGGTCAACGGCTTCGGCGAGGCCAAGGAGGCCGACCTCGGCATCGCCGCCGGCGCCGGCAAGGGCATCATCTTCAAGCGCGGAATCCCCATCCGCCACGTCAAGGAAGCCGAGATGGTCGACGCCCTCCTCGAAGAAGTCCACCGCTTCGACGAAGAGGTCAAGCCGCTCGCCTCCTACCTCGAAAAAGAGAAGCAGAAGCAGAACAAGGCGAGCCTGACCGTCTTGAACTGA
- a CDS encoding class I SAM-dependent methyltransferase, whose product MSKIPLPRVVKRPLVAVWNASHRLGWLARDYASAIAHGRIEPCSVCGKTRPMLYRRRVIPNRLVELWGLSPGQAVALARKESSDCSACGAKLRARRLAEVLLNLYPTGARSLRDWTRSAVARDLRIAEINRIDGLHEALKGLPGFQPSDFTPGASPGSVVDGVRCENFTRLTYPDAYFDLVLTSETLEHVPDLATALAECRRVLAPGGRHVFTAPVSPNVSKTFPRARLGPDGSVEHLAPSISHPGGDWGYPVFTELGTDFPDILRQAGFETEIRFGPISDDDLAQVYVCRKP is encoded by the coding sequence ATGAGCAAGATCCCCCTGCCGCGCGTCGTGAAACGGCCCCTGGTCGCCGTCTGGAACGCCTCCCACCGGCTCGGCTGGCTGGCCCGCGACTACGCCTCGGCGATCGCGCACGGTCGGATCGAGCCCTGTTCGGTCTGCGGGAAGACGCGGCCGATGCTCTACCGCCGCCGCGTGATCCCCAACCGCCTGGTCGAACTCTGGGGCCTCTCGCCGGGTCAGGCGGTCGCCCTGGCCCGCAAGGAGTCGTCCGATTGCTCGGCCTGCGGCGCGAAGCTCCGCGCCCGGCGACTCGCCGAGGTTTTGCTCAACCTCTATCCGACCGGCGCACGATCGCTCCGGGATTGGACCCGATCAGCGGTCGCCCGCGACCTCCGCATCGCCGAGATCAACCGCATCGACGGCCTCCACGAGGCGCTGAAGGGGCTCCCCGGCTTTCAGCCGTCAGACTTCACGCCCGGAGCTAGTCCCGGCTCGGTCGTCGACGGCGTGCGGTGCGAGAACTTCACCCGGCTGACCTACCCCGACGCCTACTTCGACCTCGTCCTCACTTCCGAGACGCTCGAACACGTTCCCGACCTCGCAACAGCCCTCGCGGAGTGCCGTCGCGTGCTCGCTCCTGGCGGCCGGCACGTCTTCACCGCGCCGGTGTCGCCGAACGTCTCCAAGACCTTCCCGCGCGCCCGGCTCGGCCCGGACGGCTCGGTCGAACACCTGGCACCCTCGATCTCCCATCCCGGAGGCGACTGGGGCTACCCGGTCTTCACCGAGCTGGGGACCGACTTTCCCGACATCCTCCGTCAGGCCGGGTTCGAGACCGAGATCCGATTCGGCCCCATCAGCGACGACGACCTGGCGCAGGTTTACGTCTGCCGCAAACCGTAG